A stretch of Cynocephalus volans isolate mCynVol1 chromosome 9, mCynVol1.pri, whole genome shotgun sequence DNA encodes these proteins:
- the USP53 gene encoding inactive ubiquitin carboxyl-terminal hydrolase 53 isoform X1: MAWVKFLRKPGGNLGKAYQPGSMLSLAPTKGLLNEPGQNSCFLNSAVQVLWQLDIFRRSLRVLTGHICQGDACIFCALKTIFAQFQHSREKALPSDNIRHALAESFKDEQRFQLGLMDDAAECFENILERIHFHIVPSRDADMCTSKSCITHQKFAMTLYEQCVCRSCGASSDPLPFTEFVRYISTTALCNEVEKMMERHERFKPEMFAELLQAANTTDDYRKCPSNCGQKIKIRRVLMNCPEIVTIGLVWDSEHSDLTEDVVRNLATRLYLPGLFYRVTDENAKNSELHLVGMICYTSQHYCAFAFHTKSSKWVFFDDANVKEVGTRWKDVVSKCIRCHFQPLLLFYANPDGTAVSTEDALKQVVNWSHYKSVAENMGCEKPAIYKTDNLKENGFGDQAKQRENQKFQTDNISSFNRSHIQTSGGRGPVKLNHSDQREKIKDISRECALKAIEQKNLLSSQRKDLEKGQRKDLGQHKDVINEGLTHFKSGSPPIPNGFRQYGNPHLYHSQGKGPCKHDRVAHQSRASAQIISSNKSQILAQGEKITGKVKSDSGTGYDTDSSQDSRDKGSSCISSSRSRNRGWKPMRETLNVDSIFSESEKRQHSPRHKANISNKPKCNKDQSFNNWPKENPKQKGLMTIYEDEMKQEIGSRSSLESNGKGAEKNKGLIEGKVHGDNWQMQRTESGYESSDHISNGSANLDSPVIDGNGTELDIRGVKEAVSFSDQIKTSNLNIEHMACTFHQSKNHLEGFNLEAGCKSHEFHPESHLQIKNHLIRRSHIRETSGKLFPSSSPQILKDDTAREHIHQSDEQKLGKPSEWKFSEWLNIENSERTGLPFRIDDNSASGKRVNSNEVVSPSSLLSSQVRTVGLKLETAPLTQQQNMTEQCYSENSLSREHTIQSTYRSDGCQMPKLFCQNPPPPLPPKKYAITSVPQSKKNESPPDVKLKANSSILPKHTLEPSLGVSTYMNDEPHKETFQADEHVGKISNYSFNSSTDGFQANSGAVIDAFCQPELHSISACPNETISLTTYFSVDSCMTDTYRLKYHQRPKLCFPENSGFCNDNSLSQSERVLGPVLHNSLGSSCPSEQRYKPSIHCNR, from the exons ACAATATTTGCACAGTTTCAACACAGTCGAGAAAAAGCACTTCCCTCAGATAACATAAGGCATGCTCTTGCAGAAAGCTTCAAAGATGAGCAGCGATTTCAACTTGGTCTTATGGATGATGCTGCTGAGTGCTTT gaaaatatattGGAGAGGATTCATTTTCACATAGTGCCAAGCAGAGATGCAGACATGTGTACCTCTAAATCTTGTATCACTCACCAGAAGTTTGCTATGACTCTGTACGAACAG TGTGTGTGTCGTAGCTGTGGAGCATCATCAGATCCTCTACCTTTTACAGAATTTGTGCGGTACATTTCTACAACAGCCCTATG caatGAAGTTGAAAAAATGATGGAAAGGCATGAACGCTTCAAGCCTGAAATGTTTGCAGAATTGCTGCAAGCAGCAAATACAACTGATGACTATAGGAAATGTCCT AGTAACtgtggccaaaaaataaaaattcgcCGTGTTTTAATGAATTGCCCAGAGATTGTTACAATTGGCTTAGTCTGGGATTCTGAGCATTCTGACTTGACCGAAGATGTTGTTCGGAATCTAGCAACACGTCTTTATCTTCCTGGG cttttttATAGGGTTACTGATGAAAATGCCAAAAATAGTGAACTTCACCTTGTTGGTATGATCTGCTATACCAGCCAACATTACTGTGCCTTTGCTTTTCATACCAAGAGTTCCAAATGGGTATTTTTTGATGATGCAAATGTGAAAGAG gttgGAACTAGATGGAAAGATGTGGTCTCCAAGTGCATCCGATGCCACTTCCAGCCACTACTTTTGTTTTATGCAAACCCAGATGGCACAGCAGTTTCTACTGAAGATGCACTCAAGCAGGTTGTCAACTGGTCACATTACAAATCTGTTGCAGAAAAtatgg gaTGTGAAAAGCCCGCAATTTATAAGacagataatttaaaagaaaatggatttgGTGATCAggcaaaacagagagaaaatcagAAGTTTCAAACCGataatatttcatcatttaatCGGAGCCACATTCAGACAAGTGGAGGGAGGGGACCAG TTAAGTTAAACCACAGTGatcaaagagaaaagataaaagacatTTCCAGAGAATGTGCTCTGAAAGCCATTGAACAGAAAAACTTACTTTCTTCACAAAGGAAAGATTTAGAGAAGGGACAAAGAAAAGATTTAGGCCAACATAAAG atgtGATCAATGAAGGCCTTACACATTTCAAGTCTGGATCACCTCCTATCCCAAATGGCTTTAGACAATATGGGAATCCACATCTATATCATAGTCAAGGAAAAGGACCATGTAAACATGACCGAGTTGCCCATCAGAGTCGAGCTTCTGCACAAATAATAAGTTCAAATAAATCCCAGATTCTTGCTCAAGGAGAGAAAATAACTGGTAAAGTTAAGAGTGACAGTGGCACTGGATATGATACAGACAGCAGCCAAGATTCTAGGGATAAAGGAAGCAGCTGTATTAGCAGCAGTAGAAGCCGGAACCGAGGTTGGAAACCTATGAGAGAAACATTAAATGTTGATAGTATTTTTAGTGAAAGTGAAAAAAGGCAGCATAGTCCAagacataaagcaaatatcagcAACAAACCTAAATGTAACAAAGATCAGAGTTTTAATAATTGGCCAAAAGAGAATCCAAAGCAAAAAGGTTTAATGACCATATATGAAGATGAAATGAAGCAGGAAATAGGAAGCAGAAGTTCCCTTGAATCTAATGgaaaaggagcagagaaaaataaaggcctCATAGAGGGTAAAGTTCATGGGGACAACTGGCAGATGCAAAGGACAGAATCTGGATATGAAAGTAGTGATCACATTAGTAATGGATCTGCTAATTTGGACTCACCTGTTATTGATGGGAATGGTACAGAACTGGATATCAGAGGAGTTAAAGAAGCGGTATCCTTCAG tgACCAGATTAAGACAAGCAACCTAAATATAGAACATATGGCCTGTACCTTCCATCAGAGCAAAAACCACTTGGAAg GCTTTAACTTGGAAGCAGGCTGTAAATCTCATGAGTTCCACCCAGAATCACATCtgcaaataaaaaatcatttgataagaAG GTCCCATATACGTGAAACCAGTGGAAAGTTATTTCCTTCGTCCAGCCCACAAATACTCAAGGATGATACTGCAAGAGAACACATCCACCAGTCAGATGAACAGAAACTTGGAAAACCAAGTGAATGGAAATTTTCTGAGTGGCTTAATATAGAAAATTCTGAGAGAACAGGTTTGCCTTTTCGCATTGATGATAATTCTGCTTCTGGGAAGAGAGTGAACAGTAATGAAGTAGTCTCACCATCTTCATTGTTGTCTTCACAAGTGAGAACTGTTGGGTTAAAGCTAGAAACTGCTCCCCTCACCCAGCAGCAAAATATGACGGAACAATGTTATTCTGAGAATTCTCTATCTAGGGAACATACAATTCAGTCAACCTATAGGTCTGATGGTTGTCAGATGCCAAAACTCTTTTGCCAGAATCCACCACCCCCTTTGCCACCAAAGAAATATGCTATAACCAGTGTGCCACAGTCAAAGAAAAATGAATCTCCACCTGATGTCAAACTTAAAGCTAACTCTTCTATTCTTCCAAAGCACACTTTAGAACCAAGTTTAGGagtgagtacatatatgaatgaTGAACCACATAAAGAAACATTTCAAGCAGATGAGCATGTTGGCAAGATATCAAACTACTCTTTTAACTCTTCAACTGATGGTTTTCAGGCAAACTCAGGTGCAGTTATTGATGCATTTTGCCAACCAGAACTACACTCTATTTCTGCATGTCCAAATGAGACAATTTCATTAACTACCTATTTTTCAGTTGATAGCTGCATGACTGATACATATAGATTGAAATACCATCAGAGGCCCAAGCTGTGTTTTCCAGAGAACAGTGGCTTTTGTAATGATAATTCACTATCTCAGAGTGAAAGAGTGTTAGGACCTGTGTTACATAATAGTCTTGGTTCAAGTTGCCCCTCTGAGCAAAGATATAAACCTAGCATACATTGTAATAGATAA
- the USP53 gene encoding inactive ubiquitin carboxyl-terminal hydrolase 53 isoform X2, which translates to MDDAAECFENILERIHFHIVPSRDADMCTSKSCITHQKFAMTLYEQCVCRSCGASSDPLPFTEFVRYISTTALCNEVEKMMERHERFKPEMFAELLQAANTTDDYRKCPSNCGQKIKIRRVLMNCPEIVTIGLVWDSEHSDLTEDVVRNLATRLYLPGLFYRVTDENAKNSELHLVGMICYTSQHYCAFAFHTKSSKWVFFDDANVKEVGTRWKDVVSKCIRCHFQPLLLFYANPDGTAVSTEDALKQVVNWSHYKSVAENMGCEKPAIYKTDNLKENGFGDQAKQRENQKFQTDNISSFNRSHIQTSGGRGPVKLNHSDQREKIKDISRECALKAIEQKNLLSSQRKDLEKGQRKDLGQHKDVINEGLTHFKSGSPPIPNGFRQYGNPHLYHSQGKGPCKHDRVAHQSRASAQIISSNKSQILAQGEKITGKVKSDSGTGYDTDSSQDSRDKGSSCISSSRSRNRGWKPMRETLNVDSIFSESEKRQHSPRHKANISNKPKCNKDQSFNNWPKENPKQKGLMTIYEDEMKQEIGSRSSLESNGKGAEKNKGLIEGKVHGDNWQMQRTESGYESSDHISNGSANLDSPVIDGNGTELDIRGVKEAVSFSDQIKTSNLNIEHMACTFHQSKNHLEGFNLEAGCKSHEFHPESHLQIKNHLIRRSHIRETSGKLFPSSSPQILKDDTAREHIHQSDEQKLGKPSEWKFSEWLNIENSERTGLPFRIDDNSASGKRVNSNEVVSPSSLLSSQVRTVGLKLETAPLTQQQNMTEQCYSENSLSREHTIQSTYRSDGCQMPKLFCQNPPPPLPPKKYAITSVPQSKKNESPPDVKLKANSSILPKHTLEPSLGVSTYMNDEPHKETFQADEHVGKISNYSFNSSTDGFQANSGAVIDAFCQPELHSISACPNETISLTTYFSVDSCMTDTYRLKYHQRPKLCFPENSGFCNDNSLSQSERVLGPVLHNSLGSSCPSEQRYKPSIHCNR; encoded by the exons ATGGATGATGCTGCTGAGTGCTTT gaaaatatattGGAGAGGATTCATTTTCACATAGTGCCAAGCAGAGATGCAGACATGTGTACCTCTAAATCTTGTATCACTCACCAGAAGTTTGCTATGACTCTGTACGAACAG TGTGTGTGTCGTAGCTGTGGAGCATCATCAGATCCTCTACCTTTTACAGAATTTGTGCGGTACATTTCTACAACAGCCCTATG caatGAAGTTGAAAAAATGATGGAAAGGCATGAACGCTTCAAGCCTGAAATGTTTGCAGAATTGCTGCAAGCAGCAAATACAACTGATGACTATAGGAAATGTCCT AGTAACtgtggccaaaaaataaaaattcgcCGTGTTTTAATGAATTGCCCAGAGATTGTTACAATTGGCTTAGTCTGGGATTCTGAGCATTCTGACTTGACCGAAGATGTTGTTCGGAATCTAGCAACACGTCTTTATCTTCCTGGG cttttttATAGGGTTACTGATGAAAATGCCAAAAATAGTGAACTTCACCTTGTTGGTATGATCTGCTATACCAGCCAACATTACTGTGCCTTTGCTTTTCATACCAAGAGTTCCAAATGGGTATTTTTTGATGATGCAAATGTGAAAGAG gttgGAACTAGATGGAAAGATGTGGTCTCCAAGTGCATCCGATGCCACTTCCAGCCACTACTTTTGTTTTATGCAAACCCAGATGGCACAGCAGTTTCTACTGAAGATGCACTCAAGCAGGTTGTCAACTGGTCACATTACAAATCTGTTGCAGAAAAtatgg gaTGTGAAAAGCCCGCAATTTATAAGacagataatttaaaagaaaatggatttgGTGATCAggcaaaacagagagaaaatcagAAGTTTCAAACCGataatatttcatcatttaatCGGAGCCACATTCAGACAAGTGGAGGGAGGGGACCAG TTAAGTTAAACCACAGTGatcaaagagaaaagataaaagacatTTCCAGAGAATGTGCTCTGAAAGCCATTGAACAGAAAAACTTACTTTCTTCACAAAGGAAAGATTTAGAGAAGGGACAAAGAAAAGATTTAGGCCAACATAAAG atgtGATCAATGAAGGCCTTACACATTTCAAGTCTGGATCACCTCCTATCCCAAATGGCTTTAGACAATATGGGAATCCACATCTATATCATAGTCAAGGAAAAGGACCATGTAAACATGACCGAGTTGCCCATCAGAGTCGAGCTTCTGCACAAATAATAAGTTCAAATAAATCCCAGATTCTTGCTCAAGGAGAGAAAATAACTGGTAAAGTTAAGAGTGACAGTGGCACTGGATATGATACAGACAGCAGCCAAGATTCTAGGGATAAAGGAAGCAGCTGTATTAGCAGCAGTAGAAGCCGGAACCGAGGTTGGAAACCTATGAGAGAAACATTAAATGTTGATAGTATTTTTAGTGAAAGTGAAAAAAGGCAGCATAGTCCAagacataaagcaaatatcagcAACAAACCTAAATGTAACAAAGATCAGAGTTTTAATAATTGGCCAAAAGAGAATCCAAAGCAAAAAGGTTTAATGACCATATATGAAGATGAAATGAAGCAGGAAATAGGAAGCAGAAGTTCCCTTGAATCTAATGgaaaaggagcagagaaaaataaaggcctCATAGAGGGTAAAGTTCATGGGGACAACTGGCAGATGCAAAGGACAGAATCTGGATATGAAAGTAGTGATCACATTAGTAATGGATCTGCTAATTTGGACTCACCTGTTATTGATGGGAATGGTACAGAACTGGATATCAGAGGAGTTAAAGAAGCGGTATCCTTCAG tgACCAGATTAAGACAAGCAACCTAAATATAGAACATATGGCCTGTACCTTCCATCAGAGCAAAAACCACTTGGAAg GCTTTAACTTGGAAGCAGGCTGTAAATCTCATGAGTTCCACCCAGAATCACATCtgcaaataaaaaatcatttgataagaAG GTCCCATATACGTGAAACCAGTGGAAAGTTATTTCCTTCGTCCAGCCCACAAATACTCAAGGATGATACTGCAAGAGAACACATCCACCAGTCAGATGAACAGAAACTTGGAAAACCAAGTGAATGGAAATTTTCTGAGTGGCTTAATATAGAAAATTCTGAGAGAACAGGTTTGCCTTTTCGCATTGATGATAATTCTGCTTCTGGGAAGAGAGTGAACAGTAATGAAGTAGTCTCACCATCTTCATTGTTGTCTTCACAAGTGAGAACTGTTGGGTTAAAGCTAGAAACTGCTCCCCTCACCCAGCAGCAAAATATGACGGAACAATGTTATTCTGAGAATTCTCTATCTAGGGAACATACAATTCAGTCAACCTATAGGTCTGATGGTTGTCAGATGCCAAAACTCTTTTGCCAGAATCCACCACCCCCTTTGCCACCAAAGAAATATGCTATAACCAGTGTGCCACAGTCAAAGAAAAATGAATCTCCACCTGATGTCAAACTTAAAGCTAACTCTTCTATTCTTCCAAAGCACACTTTAGAACCAAGTTTAGGagtgagtacatatatgaatgaTGAACCACATAAAGAAACATTTCAAGCAGATGAGCATGTTGGCAAGATATCAAACTACTCTTTTAACTCTTCAACTGATGGTTTTCAGGCAAACTCAGGTGCAGTTATTGATGCATTTTGCCAACCAGAACTACACTCTATTTCTGCATGTCCAAATGAGACAATTTCATTAACTACCTATTTTTCAGTTGATAGCTGCATGACTGATACATATAGATTGAAATACCATCAGAGGCCCAAGCTGTGTTTTCCAGAGAACAGTGGCTTTTGTAATGATAATTCACTATCTCAGAGTGAAAGAGTGTTAGGACCTGTGTTACATAATAGTCTTGGTTCAAGTTGCCCCTCTGAGCAAAGATATAAACCTAGCATACATTGTAATAGATAA